The following coding sequences are from one Bradyrhizobium sp. 200 window:
- a CDS encoding malonyl-CoA synthase has protein sequence MNTTANANLFSRLFDTIDDPNRLAIEMLDGTHISYGELIARAGQMANVLVARGVKPGDRVAAQTEKSVPALVLYLATVRAGAVYLPLNTAYTLNELDYFISDAEPALVVCDPSKAEGIGAIAAKVKAKVETLGPDGKGSLTDAAANANSAFATVARANDDLAAILYTSGTTGRSKGAMLTHDNLASNSYSLVDYWRFTDKDVLIHALPIYHTHGLFVASNVTLFARASMIFLPKFDPEMIIKLMARATVLMGVPTFYTRLLQSPALSKDSTKHMRLFISGSAPLLADTHREWSARTGHAVLERYGMTETNMNTSNPYDGERVPGAVGHPLPGVSVRVTDPETGKEIARDEIGMIEVKGPNVFKGYWRMPEKTKSEFRDDGFFITGDLGKIDPKGYVHILGRGKDLVISGGFNVYPKEIESEIDAMPGVIESAVIGVPHADFGEGVTAVLVCNKGADVSEAGVLKALDGRLAKFKMPKRVFVVDELPRNAMGKVQKNILRDTYKTIYTKK, from the coding sequence ATGAACACGACCGCCAACGCCAACCTGTTTTCCCGCCTGTTCGACACGATCGACGATCCGAACCGGCTCGCGATCGAAATGCTCGATGGCACGCATATCAGCTATGGCGAGCTGATCGCCCGCGCCGGCCAGATGGCGAATGTGCTGGTTGCGCGCGGCGTCAAGCCCGGCGACCGTGTCGCAGCCCAGACCGAGAAATCGGTTCCGGCGCTGGTGCTCTATCTCGCGACCGTGCGCGCGGGCGCGGTCTACCTGCCGCTCAACACCGCCTATACGCTGAACGAGCTCGACTACTTCATCTCCGACGCCGAACCGGCGCTGGTCGTCTGCGACCCCTCGAAGGCCGAAGGCATCGGCGCGATCGCGGCGAAGGTGAAGGCAAAGGTCGAGACGCTTGGGCCCGACGGCAAGGGATCGCTGACGGACGCTGCCGCCAACGCAAATTCGGCGTTCGCTACCGTCGCCCGCGCCAATGACGACCTTGCTGCGATCCTCTACACCTCGGGCACGACAGGCCGTTCCAAGGGCGCGATGCTGACGCACGACAATCTGGCGTCCAACTCCTACAGCCTCGTCGACTACTGGCGCTTCACGGACAAGGACGTGCTGATCCACGCACTGCCGATCTACCACACCCACGGCCTGTTCGTGGCGAGCAACGTCACGCTGTTCGCCCGCGCCTCGATGATCTTCCTGCCGAAATTCGATCCTGAAATGATCATCAAGCTGATGGCGCGCGCCACCGTGCTGATGGGCGTGCCGACCTTCTACACACGACTTTTGCAGAGCCCGGCGCTGTCGAAGGATTCGACCAAACATATGCGGCTGTTCATTTCGGGTTCGGCGCCGCTGCTCGCCGACACCCACCGCGAGTGGTCCGCGCGCACCGGCCACGCCGTGCTGGAGCGCTACGGCATGACCGAAACCAACATGAACACCTCCAACCCCTATGATGGCGAGCGCGTGCCGGGCGCCGTCGGCCATCCGCTGCCCGGCGTTTCCGTCCGCGTCACCGATCCCGAGACCGGCAAGGAGATTGCGCGCGACGAGATCGGCATGATCGAGGTCAAAGGCCCGAACGTGTTCAAGGGCTACTGGCGGATGCCGGAAAAGACAAAATCCGAATTCCGCGACGACGGCTTCTTCATCACCGGCGATCTCGGCAAGATCGATCCCAAGGGCTACGTGCACATCCTGGGCCGCGGCAAGGACCTGGTGATCTCTGGCGGCTTCAACGTTTATCCGAAGGAAATCGAGAGCGAGATCGACGCCATGCCGGGCGTGATCGAATCCGCTGTGATCGGCGTCCCGCATGCCGATTTCGGCGAAGGCGTCACCGCGGTCTTGGTCTGCAACAAGGGTGCCGATGTTAGCGAGGCCGGCGTGCTGAAGGCGCTCGATGGCAGGCTCGCCAAATTCAAGATGCCGAAGCGCGTGTTCGTCGTCGACGAACTGCCGCGCAACGCCATGGGCAAGGTACAGAAGAATATTTTGCGGGATACGTACAAGACTATCTATACTAAGAAATAG
- a CDS encoding aminotransferase class IV: MNNSIFAEGAGYVRGRFVPIAEATLPVTDWGFTRSDVVYDVVHVFKGGFFRLADHLDRFERSMAKRRIRPPEERAAIEAILHRCVALTGLSDAYVAMVASRGRPRVAGSRRPADCENHLIAYALPWIDVVPKDVQARGAHVWVASTPRVPDASVDPTVKNYQWNDLTSGLLEAHDANFDTVVLCDTQGFLTEGPGFNVFVVKDGRVTTPDRGSLHGITRRSVLELCAELGIEAAVEPIPRSALDHADEVFLATTAGGVMPASRIGTRILGNDRPGPISMLLKDTYWRKHEEGWHRTPVRPLEAEAGE, from the coding sequence ATGAATAACTCGATCTTCGCCGAGGGCGCCGGCTATGTCAGGGGGCGCTTCGTCCCGATCGCCGAGGCGACGCTGCCCGTCACCGATTGGGGTTTTACGCGGTCCGATGTCGTCTACGACGTCGTGCATGTGTTCAAGGGCGGCTTCTTCCGGCTTGCCGACCATCTCGATCGTTTCGAGCGCTCGATGGCGAAGCGCCGGATCCGGCCACCGGAAGAGCGCGCCGCGATCGAGGCGATCCTGCATCGCTGCGTGGCACTGACCGGCCTTTCGGACGCCTATGTCGCGATGGTGGCCTCGCGCGGGCGGCCGCGCGTTGCGGGATCACGCCGGCCGGCCGATTGCGAAAACCACCTGATCGCCTATGCACTGCCCTGGATCGATGTCGTTCCCAAGGACGTACAGGCGCGCGGAGCCCATGTCTGGGTCGCCTCGACGCCGCGCGTGCCCGACGCCTCGGTCGATCCCACGGTCAAGAACTATCAGTGGAACGATCTGACCTCCGGCCTGCTGGAGGCGCATGACGCCAATTTCGATACAGTGGTGCTGTGCGACACGCAGGGGTTCCTGACTGAAGGGCCGGGCTTCAACGTCTTCGTCGTGAAGGACGGAAGGGTGACGACGCCCGATCGCGGCAGCCTGCACGGCATCACGCGCCGGTCGGTGCTGGAACTCTGCGCCGAACTCGGCATCGAGGCTGCGGTTGAACCGATTCCCCGATCGGCGCTCGACCATGCGGACGAAGTCTTCCTGGCGACGACAGCCGGCGGCGTCATGCCCGCGTCGCGCATCGGCACGCGCATCCTCGGCAACGACCGGCCCGGGCCGATCTCAATGCTGCTCAAGGATACCTACTGGCGCAAGCACGAGGAGGGCTGGCACCGGACGCCGGTCCGCCCCCTGGAGGCCGAGGCCGGCGAATGA
- a CDS encoding tetratricopeptide repeat protein — protein sequence MALSASYDAMQEALAHARKTTSVERAMIQALTARYPQREAIEDMSPWDKAYTREMRKIFDAFPDDLEVRAVFAESIMNETPWQMWDLPSGKPAEGAGTEECRAALEYAFDKLPAAWDHPGLLHLYVHLMEMSPFPQRALRAGDRLREIVPDSGHLIHMPTHLDVLCGHYNDVLVHNQKALVTDRRFLAYSDDPGVYLVYVIHDFHFAIYGAMFLGQYTPAIAAAEELIATIPEAVLRIESPPMADFLEGYLTMKQHVLVRFGKWREIIEQELPGDRDLYCSNVAMIHYAKAVAHSALGNVAAAEMEKASFMAAKTRVPESRRVHNNHVVGLLDVAEAMLNGELEYRKGNHDAAFAHLRRSVELSDGLPYDEPWGWMQPTRHALGALLLEQGRIEEAEAVYRSDLGLDGKLSRACQHPDNLWSLHGLHECLVRRGEKVETALIKQRLDLAQARAEIPIKASCFCRRMDMAAA from the coding sequence ATGGCGCTGTCGGCATCCTACGATGCCATGCAGGAAGCGCTCGCGCATGCCCGGAAGACTACGTCGGTCGAGCGGGCGATGATCCAGGCCCTCACCGCGCGCTACCCCCAGCGCGAGGCGATCGAGGATATGTCGCCCTGGGACAAGGCCTATACCAGGGAAATGCGCAAGATCTTCGATGCCTTCCCCGACGATCTCGAGGTCCGGGCGGTTTTTGCCGAGTCGATCATGAACGAGACGCCGTGGCAGATGTGGGACCTGCCGTCCGGCAAACCTGCCGAGGGAGCGGGCACCGAGGAATGCAGGGCGGCGCTGGAATATGCTTTCGACAAACTCCCCGCGGCATGGGATCACCCGGGCCTCTTACATCTCTATGTCCACCTGATGGAGATGTCGCCATTTCCGCAGCGGGCACTGCGGGCCGGTGATCGGTTGCGCGAGATCGTTCCCGATTCCGGTCACCTCATCCACATGCCGACGCATCTCGATGTGTTGTGTGGGCACTACAACGACGTCCTTGTCCATAATCAGAAGGCATTGGTGACCGACCGCAGGTTCCTCGCCTATTCGGACGATCCGGGTGTCTACCTGGTCTACGTCATCCACGACTTCCACTTCGCAATCTACGGCGCCATGTTCCTTGGCCAGTACACCCCCGCGATCGCGGCGGCCGAGGAACTGATCGCCACGATCCCCGAGGCGGTGCTGCGCATTGAATCGCCACCGATGGCGGATTTCCTCGAAGGCTACCTGACGATGAAGCAGCACGTCCTGGTGCGCTTCGGCAAATGGCGCGAAATCATCGAGCAGGAGTTACCCGGGGATCGAGACCTCTACTGCTCCAATGTGGCCATGATCCACTACGCCAAGGCGGTCGCGCATTCGGCGCTCGGCAATGTCGCCGCGGCCGAGATGGAGAAGGCATCGTTCATGGCGGCGAAGACCCGAGTGCCCGAGAGCCGCCGCGTCCACAACAATCATGTCGTCGGTCTGCTTGATGTGGCCGAAGCGATGCTGAATGGCGAGCTGGAATATCGAAAGGGCAACCATGACGCAGCCTTCGCGCACCTGCGCAGATCAGTCGAGCTCAGCGACGGACTGCCCTATGACGAGCCGTGGGGATGGATGCAGCCGACCCGCCATGCGCTGGGAGCGCTTCTGCTCGAGCAGGGACGGATCGAGGAAGCCGAGGCGGTATATCGCTCTGATCTCGGTCTTGACGGCAAGTTGAGCCGCGCCTGCCAGCATCCCGACAATCTGTGGTCGCTGCACGGACTGCACGAATGCCTGGTCCGTCGTGGAGAAAAGGTCGAGACGGCTCTGATCAAACAGCGGCTCGACCTGGCGCAGGCGCGGGCGGAGATTCCGATAAAGGCATCCTGCTTCTGCCGCCGGATGGACATGGCAGCCGCGTAG
- a CDS encoding sulfite exporter TauE/SafE family protein has protein sequence MTAGLDPKELIELALLLIAVGALSGFLAGVFGIGGGAILVPVFYECFRLAGVPLEVRMPLCIGTSLAIIIPTSLSSFRAHYARGAVDMDILRRWWLPIVLGVMAGSVTARFAPERLFKIVFVIVAWSAAARLLLARETWKLGDEVPKGFLMRVYGFFVGLLSTLMGVGGGLFANLLMTFYGRPIHQAVATSSAIAVLISIPGAIGYVYAGWPAAARFPDVTALQLPFALGYVSLIGAVLVMPTTLITAPLGVKVAHALSKRALEMAFGTYMFIVGGRFVISLLNGQ, from the coding sequence ATGACGGCCGGCCTCGATCCCAAGGAGCTTATCGAACTCGCTCTGCTGCTGATCGCGGTCGGCGCGCTGTCGGGATTTCTGGCCGGCGTGTTCGGCATCGGCGGCGGCGCGATCCTGGTTCCGGTGTTCTACGAATGCTTCCGCCTCGCCGGCGTGCCGCTGGAGGTGCGGATGCCGCTCTGCATCGGCACTTCGCTGGCGATCATCATCCCGACCTCGCTTTCCTCGTTTCGCGCCCACTACGCTCGCGGCGCAGTCGACATGGATATCCTCAGGCGCTGGTGGCTGCCGATCGTGCTCGGTGTGATGGCCGGCAGCGTCACCGCGCGCTTTGCGCCGGAGCGGCTGTTCAAGATCGTGTTCGTGATAGTGGCGTGGTCGGCGGCGGCGCGGCTGCTGCTGGCGCGCGAGACCTGGAAGCTCGGCGACGAAGTGCCGAAGGGCTTTCTGATGCGCGTCTACGGCTTTTTTGTCGGGTTGCTGTCGACCTTGATGGGCGTCGGCGGCGGCCTGTTCGCGAACCTCTTGATGACCTTCTATGGCCGCCCGATCCATCAAGCGGTCGCGACCTCGTCCGCGATTGCGGTGTTGATCTCGATCCCGGGCGCGATCGGCTATGTCTATGCGGGCTGGCCCGCCGCGGCGCGCTTTCCCGACGTCACTGCGCTGCAGCTGCCGTTTGCGCTCGGCTATGTGTCGCTGATCGGGGCCGTGCTTGTCATGCCGACCACGCTGATCACGGCGCCGCTCGGCGTAAAGGTTGCGCACGCGCTGTCGAAGCGCGCGCTGGAGATGGCGTTCGGCACGTATATGTTCATCGTCGGCGGCAGGTTTGTGATCAGCCTTTTGAACGGGCAGTAA
- a CDS encoding fasciclin domain-containing protein produces the protein MSKRIALLSAAVFSALAFTATITAPASAEEKTVMVGGAAMFPSKNIIQNAVNSKDHTTLVAAVKAAGLVETLQSKGPFTVFAPTNTAFGKLPAGTVETLVKPENKATLTKILTYHVVPGKLAASDLKDGMKLKTAEGEQLSIKLQDGKTWIVDAKGGTSMVTISNVNQSNGVIHVVDTVLMPAS, from the coding sequence ATGTCCAAACGTATTGCACTTCTGTCCGCCGCCGTGTTCAGCGCTCTGGCCTTCACCGCCACCATCACCGCGCCCGCCAGCGCGGAAGAAAAGACCGTGATGGTCGGTGGCGCGGCGATGTTCCCCTCCAAGAACATCATCCAGAACGCCGTCAACTCGAAGGATCACACCACGCTGGTCGCCGCCGTGAAGGCCGCCGGCCTGGTCGAGACGCTGCAGAGCAAGGGCCCGTTCACGGTGTTCGCGCCGACCAACACTGCCTTCGGCAAGCTGCCGGCCGGCACCGTCGAGACGCTGGTGAAGCCTGAGAACAAGGCGACCCTGACCAAGATCCTCACCTACCATGTCGTGCCCGGCAAGCTCGCCGCGTCCGACCTGAAGGACGGCATGAAGCTCAAGACCGCCGAAGGCGAACAATTGTCGATCAAGCTCCAGGACGGAAAGACCTGGATCGTCGACGCCAAGGGCGGAACCTCGATGGTCACGATCTCGAACGTCAATCAGTCCAACGGCGTGATCCATGTGGTCGATACCGTGCTGATGCCGGCGTCCTGA
- a CDS encoding SDR family oxidoreductase codes for MTNGGKRVAWVTGGGSGIGESGAEFLAADGWIVVVSGRRKDALDKVVANITKKGGKAEAIALDVSSKEDVDKAADQILAKHGRIDLLVNSAGINVPKRSWADMEVDGWDKVVEINLNGVLYCMRAVLPAMRKQKDGCIINVASWAGRHVSKMPGPAYTTTKHAVLALTHSFNMDECVNGLRACCLSPGEVATPILKSRPVVPSEEEQAKMLQPEDCGRTIAFVASMPPRVCMNEILISPTHNRGFIQTPHSRD; via the coding sequence ATGACAAATGGCGGGAAACGCGTGGCCTGGGTGACGGGCGGTGGCAGCGGAATCGGCGAGTCAGGGGCGGAATTCCTGGCGGCGGACGGCTGGATCGTGGTGGTTTCGGGCCGGCGCAAGGATGCGCTGGACAAGGTGGTCGCGAATATCACCAAAAAGGGCGGCAAGGCCGAGGCGATCGCGCTCGATGTCAGCAGCAAGGAAGATGTCGACAAGGCGGCGGACCAGATTCTCGCCAAACACGGCCGGATCGATCTTTTGGTCAACAGCGCCGGCATCAACGTGCCGAAGCGGAGCTGGGCCGACATGGAAGTGGACGGCTGGGACAAGGTCGTCGAAATCAACCTGAACGGTGTGCTCTACTGCATGCGCGCGGTGCTGCCGGCCATGCGGAAACAGAAGGACGGCTGCATCATCAACGTCGCGTCCTGGGCCGGCCGTCATGTCTCCAAAATGCCGGGCCCGGCCTACACCACCACAAAACATGCGGTGCTGGCGCTGACCCATTCCTTCAACATGGACGAATGCGTCAACGGCCTGCGCGCCTGCTGCCTGTCGCCCGGCGAGGTCGCAACCCCGATCCTCAAATCGCGTCCCGTGGTGCCCTCGGAGGAAGAGCAGGCGAAAATGCTGCAACCGGAAGATTGCGGCCGCACCATCGCCTTCGTCGCCAGCATGCCGCCGCGCGTCTGCATGAATGAGATCCTGATCAGCCCGACGCATAATCGCGGATTTATCCAGACGCCGCACAGCCGGGATTAG
- a CDS encoding cyclic nucleotide-binding domain-containing protein: MAVSSPDLKAFLLATPFFGGLSDASLEFLVSMLVERHFEAGAAVVAEGEPGRSMFIVHSGELVVSKLGDFGRVIRMAGLEPGDFFGEMTLIEMQNRSASVVAESPTVLYELTAQKLYTCYKVDIHAYVIVMQNINRELCRRLRRADNRIAELEMLHPVNNAVGRTGPASLARPVTSGKGQSN; encoded by the coding sequence ATGGCTGTCAGCTCCCCTGATCTGAAAGCGTTCTTGCTCGCCACGCCTTTTTTCGGTGGTCTCTCGGACGCAAGCCTCGAGTTCCTGGTCTCCATGCTGGTCGAGCGCCACTTCGAGGCTGGTGCTGCTGTCGTGGCGGAAGGAGAACCGGGGCGCTCAATGTTCATTGTTCACTCCGGCGAGCTGGTGGTGAGCAAGCTGGGGGATTTCGGGCGCGTCATTCGCATGGCAGGTCTCGAGCCCGGTGATTTTTTCGGCGAAATGACGCTTATCGAAATGCAGAACCGATCAGCCTCCGTCGTCGCGGAGAGCCCAACCGTGCTGTACGAGCTCACGGCCCAAAAACTCTACACGTGCTACAAGGTCGACATCCACGCGTATGTGATAGTGATGCAGAATATCAACCGCGAGCTTTGTCGGCGGCTCCGCCGCGCCGACAATCGCATTGCCGAGCTGGAGATGCTTCACCCAGTCAATAACGCGGTTGGACGAACAGGTCCGGCATCGTTAGCCAGGCCGGTTACGTCCGGAAAAGGTCAATCCAACTGA
- a CDS encoding molybdopterin-binding protein, with translation MGRMRNLLIPGVDKTLLIRDAVKAMPDLTRRRFISGGASLGALTLLTGCDVTDSFSAEEMLKQVSKFNDGVQALIFNPNAMAPTFPESAITKPFPFNAYYSLDEAPEVDGKDWKLEVRGLVENKKSWTLEELYRLPQVKQITRHICVEGWSAIGSWTGTPLRDFLKLIGADTRAKYVWFQCADKDGYNSPLDMATALHAQTQMTFKFGDEILPRAYGFPMKIRVPTKLGFKNPKYVMSMEVTNDYKGGFWEDQGYNSFSGS, from the coding sequence ATGGGCCGCATGCGCAACCTTCTCATCCCCGGCGTCGACAAGACGCTTCTGATCAGAGACGCCGTCAAGGCCATGCCGGATCTCACGCGCCGGCGCTTCATCTCGGGTGGCGCCAGCCTCGGCGCACTGACGCTGCTCACCGGCTGCGACGTGACGGACAGTTTTTCGGCCGAGGAGATGCTGAAGCAGGTCTCGAAATTCAATGACGGCGTGCAGGCGTTGATCTTCAACCCCAATGCCATGGCGCCGACCTTCCCGGAAAGCGCCATCACAAAACCGTTCCCATTCAATGCCTATTACAGTCTCGATGAGGCGCCTGAAGTTGACGGCAAAGATTGGAAGCTCGAGGTGCGCGGTCTGGTCGAGAACAAGAAGTCGTGGACATTGGAAGAGCTCTATCGATTGCCGCAGGTCAAACAGATAACGCGTCACATCTGCGTCGAAGGCTGGAGCGCGATCGGAAGCTGGACCGGCACGCCGCTGCGCGATTTCCTGAAACTGATCGGCGCGGATACGCGCGCGAAATATGTCTGGTTCCAGTGCGCCGACAAGGACGGCTACAACTCGCCGCTCGACATGGCGACCGCGCTGCACGCGCAGACCCAGATGACCTTCAAGTTCGGCGACGAAATATTGCCCCGCGCCTACGGCTTCCCGATGAAGATCAGGGTACCGACCAAGCTCGGCTTCAAGAATCCGAAATACGTGATGTCGATGGAAGTCACCAACGACTACAAGGGCGGCTTCTGGGAAGACCAGGGATATAATTCGTTCAGCGGGAGTTAG
- a CDS encoding cytochrome b/b6 domain-containing protein codes for MSAVTVSDERAAPAKAKVIQPAWLRALHWTNAFAMVLMIMSGWQIYNASPLFDFRFSSSITLGGWLGGALLWHFAAMWLLMVNGLIYLVLGFVTGRFRKKLLPITPEGVISDTKAALTGKLSHDDLTKYNQVQKLLYAGVIIIGILIVLSGLAIWKPVQLQYLTALFGGYEGARYVHFFCMAGIVAFMVVHVVLALLVPKSLRAMIIGR; via the coding sequence ATGTCGGCCGTAACAGTCAGCGACGAACGCGCCGCGCCAGCCAAGGCCAAGGTCATTCAGCCGGCCTGGCTGCGGGCGCTGCATTGGACCAACGCCTTTGCGATGGTTTTGATGATCATGTCGGGATGGCAGATCTACAACGCCTCGCCGCTGTTCGATTTCCGCTTCTCCTCGAGCATCACGCTGGGCGGCTGGCTCGGCGGCGCGCTGCTCTGGCACTTTGCCGCGATGTGGCTGTTGATGGTCAACGGCCTGATCTACCTGGTGCTGGGTTTTGTCACCGGCCGCTTCCGCAAGAAGCTGCTGCCGATCACGCCGGAGGGCGTGATCTCCGACACCAAGGCGGCGCTGACCGGCAAGCTCTCGCACGACGATCTCACCAAATATAACCAGGTACAGAAACTGCTTTACGCCGGCGTCATCATCATCGGCATCCTCATCGTGCTGTCGGGGCTCGCGATCTGGAAGCCGGTGCAGTTGCAATATCTGACCGCACTGTTCGGCGGCTACGAAGGCGCCCGTTACGTCCACTTCTTCTGCATGGCGGGTATCGTCGCCTTCATGGTGGTCCATGTCGTGCTCGCACTTCTGGTGCCGAAGAGCCTGCGCGCCATGATCATCGGTCGCTAA
- the folB gene encoding dihydroneopterin aldolase, producing the protein MLTTIQIAGLQTFGYHGLFEEERSLGQKFTFDIDATLNPAPTHRDDRLDASIRYDAVVDAAVSLASGMKYQTLEALGEAVAIGLLRRFALIDTITVGVSKFSPPIPHALSKVGIAVRLARSDLADWPVALVS; encoded by the coding sequence ATGTTGACGACCATCCAGATCGCCGGATTGCAGACCTTCGGATACCACGGCTTGTTCGAGGAAGAGCGCAGTCTCGGCCAGAAGTTCACCTTCGACATCGACGCGACGTTGAATCCGGCTCCGACGCACCGGGACGACAGACTGGATGCGTCGATCCGCTACGATGCCGTGGTGGACGCCGCGGTGAGCCTCGCCAGCGGGATGAAATATCAAACGCTGGAAGCGCTCGGGGAGGCCGTTGCGATCGGCCTGCTGCGACGCTTCGCATTGATCGACACCATCACCGTTGGCGTGTCCAAGTTCAGCCCCCCAATCCCGCATGCGCTCAGCAAAGTCGGAATCGCGGTGCGCCTGGCTAGATCCGATCTGGCGGATTGGCCGGTTGCGTTAGTCTCGTAG
- a CDS encoding DUF3658 domain-containing protein — MDEEQAAEILDYLLTAARELDAARAAADQLAEQDKDAAATSELAIKLNSELLEAMFKRFPGLLPFKEFPTISSTLRWDQVRLPSSVSEAQLDQIILSVMTSRLQKTAMIIARAMKRCEELDLAINEEILGARIGALAESDRIDSAGDLRKWRHSEVRLKD; from the coding sequence GTGGACGAAGAGCAAGCGGCCGAGATTCTTGACTACTTGCTCACGGCGGCCCGCGAACTTGATGCAGCGAGGGCCGCCGCGGACCAGCTTGCAGAGCAGGACAAGGACGCCGCCGCGACTAGCGAGCTCGCTATCAAGCTCAATTCCGAGCTGCTGGAGGCAATGTTTAAGCGATTTCCCGGCCTGCTTCCGTTTAAGGAATTTCCCACAATCAGCAGCACGCTGCGATGGGACCAGGTCCGGCTTCCGTCCTCAGTATCTGAGGCGCAGCTCGATCAGATCATCCTCTCGGTCATGACCTCACGGTTGCAGAAGACCGCGATGATCATCGCCAGGGCAATGAAGCGATGCGAGGAGCTCGATCTGGCAATCAATGAGGAGATCCTCGGCGCCCGCATCGGGGCGTTAGCCGAGTCTGATCGGATCGATAGCGCCGGCGATCTCCGCAAATGGCGTCATAGCGAAGTGCGACTGAAGGACTAG
- a CDS encoding YbfB/YjiJ family MFS transporter produces the protein MRSPDVAQLYPHPARLILILSLAPTVGLGIGRFAYALVLPDMRDTLAWSYSAAGFMNTINAAGYLAGALLASQMIKRFGLASSVRWGTLACVLSLALCAMSGNFYVLSFARLLAGVGAAAGFVGGGALAATIAQSRPDRANFLLSLFYAGPGIGILSSGLVAPFVLQWFGPGSWWIVWWAMTGLAVVMTVPVLLAPLHADTAAARTTTAKFAIVPVLIYLAGYFLFGAGYIAYMTFMIAYVRDAGGGAVAQSAFWSLIGLSAFVTPWVWRRVLALDRGGLATTIILGVNAVGAAMPIFGHSVWLLAISALVFGVAFFAVVGSTTAFVRFNYPPQAWPTAIAAMTISFGIGQTLGPIVVGAITDAVGSLSFALNVSAAMLALGAVLSAFQKKLRQKP, from the coding sequence GTGCGATCACCCGATGTTGCCCAACTCTACCCGCATCCCGCGCGGCTGATCCTCATCCTGTCGCTGGCGCCGACCGTCGGTCTCGGCATCGGCCGCTTTGCCTATGCACTGGTGCTGCCCGATATGCGCGACACGCTGGCGTGGTCATATTCCGCGGCCGGCTTCATGAACACGATCAACGCCGCCGGCTATCTCGCGGGTGCCCTGCTCGCCTCGCAGATGATCAAGCGATTTGGGCTGGCCAGTTCGGTGCGATGGGGAACGCTGGCCTGCGTGCTGTCGCTGGCGCTCTGCGCCATGTCGGGCAATTTCTACGTGCTGAGTTTTGCGCGGCTTCTGGCCGGTGTCGGTGCCGCGGCCGGATTTGTCGGCGGCGGCGCGCTCGCCGCGACCATTGCGCAATCGCGGCCCGACCGCGCGAACTTCCTGCTCAGCCTGTTCTATGCCGGACCCGGAATCGGCATCCTGTCGTCGGGGCTGGTGGCGCCGTTCGTCTTGCAGTGGTTCGGGCCGGGCTCGTGGTGGATCGTCTGGTGGGCGATGACGGGACTGGCGGTCGTCATGACGGTCCCGGTGCTGCTCGCGCCGCTCCATGCCGATACCGCCGCCGCCCGGACGACAACGGCGAAATTCGCGATTGTACCGGTTCTGATTTATCTCGCCGGCTACTTCCTGTTCGGCGCCGGCTACATCGCCTACATGACCTTCATGATCGCCTATGTCCGCGACGCCGGCGGCGGCGCGGTGGCACAGAGCGCGTTCTGGAGCCTGATCGGCCTCAGCGCCTTCGTGACGCCGTGGGTGTGGCGCCGCGTGCTGGCGCTCGACCGCGGCGGGCTCGCCACCACGATCATCCTCGGCGTCAATGCCGTCGGCGCGGCGATGCCGATCTTCGGGCATTCGGTATGGCTGCTCGCGATCTCGGCACTGGTGTTCGGTGTTGCCTTCTTCGCGGTGGTCGGTTCCACCACCGCCTTCGTCCGCTTCAACTATCCGCCGCAGGCCTGGCCCACGGCTATTGCAGCCATGACCATTTCATTCGGCATCGGCCAGACACTCGGGCCGATCGTCGTCGGCGCGATCACGGACGCGGTCGGCAGCCTGTCGTTTGCGCTGAACGTCTCGGCCGCGATGCTGGCGCTGGGCGCGGTGCTGTCGGCGTTTCAGAAGAAGCTGAGGCAGAAGCCGTGA